From a region of the Chroicocephalus ridibundus chromosome 8, bChrRid1.1, whole genome shotgun sequence genome:
- the ZDHHC4 gene encoding palmitoyltransferase ZDHHC4 isoform X2, whose product MDFLTLFLIYLCFVLTTIALLCICSGRKEGFLARSANGASQVLSFIIPTQLQRVTQRALHRLFHTSCLFVVLHIALQAAVYGEYTWEVFVYCWELQFHLLFLLLPYLLLAGNMGCFILCSRANPGVITKSNHASLVKIYEYDGVLFQKGIVCPTCNMEKPARSKHCRFCNTCVHRFDHHCVWVNNCIGAFNAKYFFLYLFTLTAMAATIAIITAAFLIQVVLLSNMMHGSYVDDQGQEHAVEILFLIQHLFLTFPRIVFMLGFVILLTLVLGAYCCFSLYLALTNQTSNEWCKSRRYGCSHHLTLQPHDRQVVYKNIYSRGVWMNLKEIFKPPSVLERKKKT is encoded by the exons ATGGACTTTCTGACACTCTTCTTGATTTACTTGTGTTTTGTGCTCACTACTATTGCTCTGCTCTGCATCTGCTCAGGAAGAAAGGAGGGTTTCCTCGCAAGAAGTGCCAATGGTGCAAGCCAG GTATTGTCATTTATAATCCCCACGCAGCTCCAGAGAGTGACACAGAGGGCACTTCACAGGCTCTTCCACACAAG CTGTTTGTTTGTTGTCCTGCACATAGCCTTGCAGGCTGCAGTGTATGGGGAATACACATGGGAAGTGTTTGTTTACTGCTGGGAGCTGCAGTTCCacctcctcttcctgctgctgccctacctgctgctggctgggaacATGGGCTGCTTCATTCTCTGCTCCCGGGCCAATCCTG GTGTAATAACAAAATCAAATCATGCATCATTGGTTAAGATTTACGAATATGATGGTGTGTTATTTCAGAAAGGCATCGTGTGTCCTACGTGCAACATGGAGAAGCCAGCCAGATCAAAACACTGCC GTTTCTGCAATACATGTGTACATCGTTTTGATCACCACTGCGTGTGGGTCAACAACTGCATCGGTGCCTTCAATGCAAAGTATTTCTTCCTCTACCTCTTCACGCTGACTGCTATGGCTGCCACCATTGCCATCATCACAGCAGCATTTCTCATCCAAGTGGTGCTGCTGTCCAACATGATGCATGGGAGTTACGTTGACGACCAAGGACAAGAGCATGCTGTCGAGATTCTCTTCCTTATTCAG caCCTTTTCTTGACTTTTCCTAGGATTGTCTTCATGCTTGGTTTTGTTATTCTTCTCACACTCGTACTGGGTGCTTACTGCTGCTTCAGTCTGTACTTGGCCTTAACCAACCAAACTTCCAATGAATGGTGTAAATCCAGACGATATGGGTGTTCCCACCATCTAACATTGCAGCCTCATGACAGACAAGTTGTctacaaaaacatttattctaGAGGAGTCTGGATGAATTTAAAGGAAATCTTTAAGCCCCCTTCAGtgttggaaagaaagaagaaaacctga
- the ZDHHC4 gene encoding palmitoyltransferase ZDHHC4 isoform X1, protein MDFLTLFLIYLCFVLTTIALLCICSGRKEGFLARSANGASQVLSFIIPTQLQRVTQRALHRLFHTRSCLFVVLHIALQAAVYGEYTWEVFVYCWELQFHLLFLLLPYLLLAGNMGCFILCSRANPGVITKSNHASLVKIYEYDGVLFQKGIVCPTCNMEKPARSKHCRFCNTCVHRFDHHCVWVNNCIGAFNAKYFFLYLFTLTAMAATIAIITAAFLIQVVLLSNMMHGSYVDDQGQEHAVEILFLIQHLFLTFPRIVFMLGFVILLTLVLGAYCCFSLYLALTNQTSNEWCKSRRYGCSHHLTLQPHDRQVVYKNIYSRGVWMNLKEIFKPPSVLERKKKT, encoded by the exons ATGGACTTTCTGACACTCTTCTTGATTTACTTGTGTTTTGTGCTCACTACTATTGCTCTGCTCTGCATCTGCTCAGGAAGAAAGGAGGGTTTCCTCGCAAGAAGTGCCAATGGTGCAAGCCAG GTATTGTCATTTATAATCCCCACGCAGCTCCAGAGAGTGACACAGAGGGCACTTCACAGGCTCTTCCACACAAG AAGCTGTTTGTTTGTTGTCCTGCACATAGCCTTGCAGGCTGCAGTGTATGGGGAATACACATGGGAAGTGTTTGTTTACTGCTGGGAGCTGCAGTTCCacctcctcttcctgctgctgccctacctgctgctggctgggaacATGGGCTGCTTCATTCTCTGCTCCCGGGCCAATCCTG GTGTAATAACAAAATCAAATCATGCATCATTGGTTAAGATTTACGAATATGATGGTGTGTTATTTCAGAAAGGCATCGTGTGTCCTACGTGCAACATGGAGAAGCCAGCCAGATCAAAACACTGCC GTTTCTGCAATACATGTGTACATCGTTTTGATCACCACTGCGTGTGGGTCAACAACTGCATCGGTGCCTTCAATGCAAAGTATTTCTTCCTCTACCTCTTCACGCTGACTGCTATGGCTGCCACCATTGCCATCATCACAGCAGCATTTCTCATCCAAGTGGTGCTGCTGTCCAACATGATGCATGGGAGTTACGTTGACGACCAAGGACAAGAGCATGCTGTCGAGATTCTCTTCCTTATTCAG caCCTTTTCTTGACTTTTCCTAGGATTGTCTTCATGCTTGGTTTTGTTATTCTTCTCACACTCGTACTGGGTGCTTACTGCTGCTTCAGTCTGTACTTGGCCTTAACCAACCAAACTTCCAATGAATGGTGTAAATCCAGACGATATGGGTGTTCCCACCATCTAACATTGCAGCCTCATGACAGACAAGTTGTctacaaaaacatttattctaGAGGAGTCTGGATGAATTTAAAGGAAATCTTTAAGCCCCCTTCAGtgttggaaagaaagaagaaaacctga